One segment of Sesamum indicum cultivar Zhongzhi No. 13 linkage group LG4, S_indicum_v1.0, whole genome shotgun sequence DNA contains the following:
- the LOC105159938 gene encoding uncharacterized protein LOC105159938, with the protein MAMATTTTSATCTPFSTAATHHQSSSYTISKLPFTRAPSNSPRPLTKLNVSSSSKPVAAAATTTTKKKEETIYFDGGAHYGDLLANLLLGFTLLWLPLTLAAVFRAFYLRYRFTNLRVTVISGLTGQDRSDFSYDVIKDVQVVPRFIGEWGDVIITLRDGTKVDLRSVPKFREIAKYCLAMADKPAVLKETGPKGF; encoded by the coding sequence atggccatggccaccaccaccacctccgccACCTGCACACCCTTCTCCACCGCCGCGACCCACCACCAGTCCTCCTCCTACACAATTAGCAAACTACCCTTCACAAGAGCCCCCTCCAACTCCCCCCGCCCACTCACCAAACTCAACGTGTCATCATCCTCCAAGCCCGTCGCCGCcgccgccaccaccaccaccaagaaaaaggaagaaaccATCTATTTCGACGGCGGAGCTCACTACGGAGACCTCTTGGCGAACCTGCTCCTGGGCTTCACACTTCTCTGGCTGCCGTTAACTCTGGCGGCCGTTTTCCGGGCATTCTACCTGAGGTACAGATTCACAAATCTGAGGGTGACAGTCATATCCGGGCTGACGGGTCAGGACAGAAGCGACTTCTCGTATGACGTGATCAAGGACGTGCAGGTGGTGCCCAGATTTATTGGTGAGTGGGGTGATGTTATCATAACCCTGAGAGATGGAACAAAGGTGGATCTGAGGAGTGTTCCTAAGTTCAGGGAGATTGCAAAGTACTGTTTGGCTATGGCTGATAAGCCTGCTGTTTTGAAGGAGACTGGCCCTAAAGGCTTCTGA